Within Enterobacter sp. RHBSTW-00175, the genomic segment TAGCGGCCATTCGTCAGTAAGTGTATTAACGTCTGTTGATTCCTATCTGAAATAGCCTCAATAATATTAAGCAGTCCTTCGTTTAACATTGTCGGCTCGCCCCCCGTGATGCAGAGTGTCTCCGGAAAGTGCTTGTCATCAATCAGAGCAAGTGTTTTTAGGATCCGTTGCTCATTATCACCATGATTGATCTCTGATTCAGGTTTTGGCGGCTGCGGGCACATTACGCAAAGGTTGTTACACACTTCAGTCACAAGGAGCGCGTTGTTACGGGAGCTCGCACGGAATAGGCGATGGATCCGCCCACGCTCGCTGATGGTAATGACGTCGCCTTGGCTGAATATCGTCTTCTCTGAAACCACAATAATGGGTATCTCTGTTTGTGCGCTGAGGGTTTCAATATTCAGATTGTCATGCGTACAAATAACAGCGCGTACGTGGCGCAAAGCTGACTCAGGTAGCGGGTTTCCCGGGGACAGAAAGACAATGCTATCTGCTGCAATTTCATTTAATTCAATCGCAACTTTACCCAATAGCGCTGTATTTAGATGCCAGATGTTTTCTGCTTGAGTAGAAAGAAAAAGTGTATCCTCAGTTAATTGTGTATTCATTTCATTCCCCACTGCATCAGAATACGACGAGTCTCGCGATCGCCTTCAACAAATCTTTTAATCACCATCGAAATAATGCCTCTGTTTTTTAAACAGAAATCGTCTTTACCCGGATGCCCGTAAACCGAACCTGTTACCTGATAGCGGCGTACAGGGTCTGCACCACAGTAGGGGGCAAACGCACAGTCAGAACAAACAGGCAGGCAGTCATTCACTCCTGCGGAGGCGAGTTCTTGCATAACTGGGCCGAAAAAAAGTTCTTCTGGGCTATTCTCGAAAACATTACCCATTTTAAAATGCGGATCGCCTGTTTCTGCCATCATTCGGCTTTCATCGCTTGGGTAGATATTGCCATCATAGTTATACAATGTGACGCCAAAACCAGAGCCGCAGGGGGATTGAAGATCAACAAAGCCCGTTGCCCAAGGCGTCATGAGTTTTTTCATGATTAACGCCGCATAGGATTCGCGAAATACGATTCCATCGTGATTAAGGCGAATAATGTAATCGAGACACTTCTCATAAAATGCCAGAAATTGATCTATCGTATAGCCAATTTTATGAAAGTATTTCTGCGCAAAGCCATAAGGATTAAGTTCGCGAATGAAAATACTGCGAAATCCCTGGTTTACGTACTCATTGATGATCTCATCAGGCATACCAAGGCTCTGCCGGGTTGTTGTCATCAGTGCGCTAACTCTGTCAAAGGCATCGCGTTGTTTGAGTTTTTTAAGCGTTGAAACGAGTGCACACCATGCACCTGATTTTGCGTATTTACGGTTAGCATCATGCAGCATCTGAGGGCCATCGAGCGATGTGCTGATTGAAAAATTGTGTTCCAGCAAAAAGTCGAGATCGTCATCTTTCAATTCGCACAGATTCGTGCAAACCACAAATTGAATCTCTTTCACGGTATTTTTACTATTTACTTGGGCAACGGCCTGACGGATGAGGTCCATATTCAACGTGGATTCTCCACCCTGGAATTCAAGCGTCAGCTTGTCCGAAGGCATAGATAAGAATAAATCAATACTCTTTTCAAGGACCTCTGGGCTCATATCATAACGTGATGGATCGGACTGACAGCTCTTACGTGAGGCCTGACAATACACGCAGGAGTTGTTGCAACGAACGGTTAGAACAAAGATATGGAGCTGGGAAAAGTTTTCCAGAAATGATTTCTTTGTTATGTACCGTGAGGAGAGAAAGGTGATCTGGTTATCGTCAATCCTGTCACTGACCATGTGTTTGGCTTTCAGTTCATACCAAAGCGTTTCATCTTCAATCTTTTCCTTACCGATGAGTGCAGTCAGTTGCGTAGGACTAATACACGTCCATTCGCCATAATCCGTCGAAAGGAAATAGTTTCCGTCACCCAGTAGGCTAAATCTGAATGGGAGTAATTGATATGACTGAGAAGCGAACTCAGCAGGGGGCTGAAATCTAACGCTCATTGTTCATGGTGTCCTGTATACTGAGGTCAAGAATGTTAGTAAGGAGTGTATTAATAATGAGAGGTGCATCTGAGAGATATTCTTCACTAATATTCATCCTCAGACAGATTGCCTCATTAATGGTACACTCAACACTCAAATAATCGGTGAATTGTTGAACCATGTTATCTATGGCGTCCTGAGTGTAAAAAAGTGGATCTAGTTTGATTATCATAGTATTACACTACCGATTTTAGAATGTCTTGAGTGTTTTCCTTAACACGGTTTTCAATAAAAACCCCTGCAGGGGAGAACGCTTTTTTAACGATTTCCTCATGCAGAGTTGATGTTTCATCATGAATGATCTGACGCATCTGGTTTTCGTGTAGTGAATATAAAAAATGCTTTGCTACAGTATTCATCTCATGAACGCTACCGTTTTTTTTGTATATAAAGATCCCTACATTATCGTGCTCTAACTTGACGGCATGAATGAAGAAATCATCTGTAAACGCGTAGCAGGTTTTCATTATCGCTTCACGGCTATAGAGACTTTTGTTAAGGGGTAACAAAAAGAACTCGCCTAGTTCATTCTTTCCTTGTGTGACGCTATACATGAGAATCTCCTTCAGGAATGGCCAGCCAGCGGCTGGCCTTGGGTATTAGCACGTAGAGCCAGGCGTGCAGGAATAGTGGCTGGAATGGCTTGCATGACTTGAGTGGCTGTAATGCGCCGCAAATGCTTGCCCATCTAGCGATGGTTTTGCCAGTAAAACAGAAGTGCTGGATTGTTGTGCGCTGTTATTTACTGAAGTTTGAGCCTGTGTTGGCGCAATCATTGGTGTACTGCTACTGGCGAATGATGGGGCGCTCGCACCCGCTATCACTCCAGCAACAATACCAGCAACGATAGGTGTAATACTGTTACCTGAAAGTTCTTTGACAGAGCCTTTTACGACTTTTGGCAATGCTTTCATCTGTAATCCTTATCATAGATAGAGAGATAACAGGATTGTTATCGTGAATATGATAAGGCACTACGATACTCTAATATTATTATATTTATGTTCGTTATTTGATTTTAATCATACAGCGGTTGATTAGATTGGCGTTTAACGGCTCAGTAAAAGTAATCATGTAAACATTAATTATGTCCGGAACGGAATTAATGCATATTTAATATAAGTAGGTGGCTAACGGAAATGTTAATTATAGCGAGCGCCGGAAAATTCAATTAATACCTGTCTAATATATGCCTTAAAAAACATGAAGTTCTATTCTCAGTCAAATCACCATATTGCACTTTTTTGCCTTGACGTGAAAAAGGTCAGTACAACGGCACTCAGCAGTAACAGGCCACTCATCGCAAAGGTGCTCTGCCAGCCGGAATGGTCGAACACCATGCCGCCCACCGTTGAGCCCAGCGCAATGCAGAGCTGGATCACGGCAACCATCAGCCCGCCGCCTGCCTCTGCGTCATCGGGTAAAGTCCGGGCAAGCCATGTCCACCAGCCTGTTGGCGCCGCCGTTGCCAGCATCCCCCAAACGGCAGAGAGCACTGCCACCATCCACACGCTGTGTCCGGCCAGGATTAACGCGCCGGCAATGGCCGCCATCAGAAGTGGGATCGCCATTAACGTCGGGTAAAACGCGGCGTTCAGAACCCGGGCAACGATCAGCGTGCCAATAAAACCCGCCATACCGATGGCGAGCAGGATCAGCGATAAGCCGGAAGGGCTGACACGGGTGACGTTTTCCAGGAACGGCCGGATATAGGTAAATAACGCAAACTGTCCCATAAAGAACAGGCCACAGGCCATCAGCCCTGTACGTACCACGCGCTGGCGGAACAGGCGAAATACGCTCCCGCGCGGGCCCTGATGATTGGGCATGTCAGGCAGGCTAAAACACTGCCAGATAACGGCGACGATGGCGACAGGCACCAGACACAGAAAGGCACCGCGCCAGCCAATGGTCGCACCGAGATAGCTGCCAAGCGGGGCGGCGATGACCGTCGCCAGCGCGTTACCGCCGTTGAAGATAGCCAGAGCGCGGGATACCTGATGTTGCGGCACAAGACGGAGAGCCGTCGCGGCGGACATCGACCAGAATCCGCCGATCGCGATGCCAATAAGCGCACGGCCTGCCATATACATCAGATAGCCAGTCGCGTAGGCAATAATGATCCCCGATATCGCCATCAACATCGTCATGCCCAGCAGCAGATATTTGCGATTCATCTTCCCGGCTAGTTGAGAAAGACTCAGGCTGGTCAGCACCGCCAGCGCACCGGAGATGGCAATGCCATAGCCTGCGAGTCCCTCTGTCACCCCCAGATCCCGGGCGATGGGAGTGAGCTGGCTGACGGGCATAAATTCCGAGGCTATCAGGACGAACACGCACAGGGTCATGGCAAAAATACCGCCCCAGTGCGCAGGTTCAGCGTTTGCTGATGAGGTATGGTTCAGTGTGGACATAGTCAGATTTCACAAAGAGCCACCCGTAAAAACGGGTGGCGTTGCAGGTTATTTCAGGCTGGTTTTGAAGAACTGCTCAAAGTGGGCAAACGGAATTTTTCCGGCAACGTTGTCGTAGAGATCAACATGGTTTGCACCCGGGACAATCACCAGTTCTTTCTGTTTACTGCCCACGGCGTTGAACGCA encodes:
- the hxsB gene encoding His-Xaa-Ser system radical SAM maturase HxsB, encoding MSVRFQPPAEFASQSYQLLPFRFSLLGDGNYFLSTDYGEWTCISPTQLTALIGKEKIEDETLWYELKAKHMVSDRIDDNQITFLSSRYITKKSFLENFSQLHIFVLTVRCNNSCVYCQASRKSCQSDPSRYDMSPEVLEKSIDLFLSMPSDKLTLEFQGGESTLNMDLIRQAVAQVNSKNTVKEIQFVVCTNLCELKDDDLDFLLEHNFSISTSLDGPQMLHDANRKYAKSGAWCALVSTLKKLKQRDAFDRVSALMTTTRQSLGMPDEIINEYVNQGFRSIFIRELNPYGFAQKYFHKIGYTIDQFLAFYEKCLDYIIRLNHDGIVFRESYAALIMKKLMTPWATGFVDLQSPCGSGFGVTLYNYDGNIYPSDESRMMAETGDPHFKMGNVFENSPEELFFGPVMQELASAGVNDCLPVCSDCAFAPYCGADPVRRYQVTGSVYGHPGKDDFCLKNRGIISMVIKRFVEGDRETRRILMQWGMK
- the hxsD gene encoding His-Xaa-Ser system protein HxsD; the encoded protein is MYSVTQGKNELGEFFLLPLNKSLYSREAIMKTCYAFTDDFFIHAVKLEHDNVGIFIYKKNGSVHEMNTVAKHFLYSLHENQMRQIIHDETSTLHEEIVKKAFSPAGVFIENRVKENTQDILKSVV
- a CDS encoding MFS transporter yields the protein MSTLNHTSSANAEPAHWGGIFAMTLCVFVLIASEFMPVSQLTPIARDLGVTEGLAGYGIAISGALAVLTSLSLSQLAGKMNRKYLLLGMTMLMAISGIIIAYATGYLMYMAGRALIGIAIGGFWSMSAATALRLVPQHQVSRALAIFNGGNALATVIAAPLGSYLGATIGWRGAFLCLVPVAIVAVIWQCFSLPDMPNHQGPRGSVFRLFRQRVVRTGLMACGLFFMGQFALFTYIRPFLENVTRVSPSGLSLILLAIGMAGFIGTLIVARVLNAAFYPTLMAIPLLMAAIAGALILAGHSVWMVAVLSAVWGMLATAAPTGWWTWLARTLPDDAEAGGGLMVAVIQLCIALGSTVGGMVFDHSGWQSTFAMSGLLLLSAVVLTFFTSRQKSAIW